A part of Terriglobales bacterium genomic DNA contains:
- a CDS encoding energy transducer TonB, protein MRRSNLQPLEDETAELHRSGVATIHELPRPRAANSAVPRFVEVSAPRKWNRMGASLLLHVAALILLVRVAVWLPQHVQIMAPQHESITLIAPSPERPVIVKPLPPPPPKVLAELRAEPKLTPPPPEVVPKMEAPPVKPAPAPEPPKIATATPAPVLPKPVPEKKVVEGMFDSGSSAKPTIKAPVREVQTGGFGDPNGVAGKSNQERKLTAASVGAFDLPSGPGNGNGAGGSHGKPGVVASAGFGDGMAGNGSGDRAPKGGVSTGGFGAATVAQAGAKKPLHVADSTPVEILSKPRPAYTPEARQMHIEGEVLLDVMFGASGQIRVLRVVKGLGHGLDESAQRAAQQIRFNPAKRDGQPYDSNAVVHIVFALAE, encoded by the coding sequence GTGAGACGAAGCAATCTCCAACCGCTCGAAGATGAAACGGCAGAACTGCATCGGAGCGGCGTCGCAACTATCCATGAATTGCCGCGACCCAGAGCGGCGAACAGTGCCGTACCGCGTTTTGTCGAGGTAAGCGCTCCAAGAAAATGGAATCGCATGGGCGCGAGCCTTTTGCTGCATGTGGCTGCTCTCATCCTTCTTGTCAGAGTTGCTGTCTGGCTACCGCAGCATGTGCAGATCATGGCGCCCCAGCACGAATCGATAACGCTGATTGCGCCGAGTCCGGAGCGGCCGGTAATCGTGAAACCGCTTCCGCCGCCCCCGCCAAAGGTGCTGGCGGAATTGAGAGCAGAGCCGAAGCTGACTCCGCCGCCTCCTGAAGTGGTTCCCAAAATGGAAGCGCCTCCGGTGAAGCCCGCGCCGGCTCCGGAACCGCCCAAGATCGCCACAGCAACGCCTGCTCCTGTTTTGCCCAAGCCGGTTCCCGAAAAGAAAGTTGTCGAAGGAATGTTCGATTCCGGCAGCTCAGCGAAGCCGACGATCAAAGCTCCTGTTCGCGAGGTGCAGACTGGAGGCTTTGGCGATCCCAACGGAGTAGCAGGGAAGTCCAATCAGGAACGGAAGCTGACCGCCGCCTCAGTCGGGGCTTTCGACCTGCCGAGCGGACCAGGAAACGGAAACGGCGCAGGCGGATCTCACGGCAAACCAGGAGTGGTTGCGAGTGCTGGCTTCGGCGATGGCATGGCCGGGAACGGTTCCGGTGATCGCGCGCCCAAAGGCGGCGTGAGCACCGGCGGATTTGGAGCTGCGACCGTCGCACAAGCGGGCGCGAAGAAGCCGCTGCACGTGGCCGATTCCACTCCGGTGGAGATTCTCTCCAAGCCACGTCCGGCGTACACACCGGAAGCGCGGCAGATGCATATCGAAGGCGAAGTCCTGCTCGATGTGATGTTCGGTGCTTCAGGACAGATTCGCGTGTTGCGCGTGGTTAAAGGCCTGGGACACGGCTTGGATGAATCCGCGCAGCGCGCAGCGCAGCAAATTCGTTTCAATCCCGCGAAAAGAGATGGACAGCCTTACGACTCTAACGCGGTAGTACACATCGTCTTCGCCCTGGCGGAATGA
- a CDS encoding beta-propeller fold lactonase family protein, with product MQAFKIDPQTGAIANVGSIQTDPAPQSMVRSPSDLSFYAAGDHSEQAIGYNVDPTSGMPQIVSTGHPFDMGISSAITPDGKFVFVFTGGIDSYSASMGSLSIVTQFPPSGTPLIAEGLFGRGLVAPNGKFLFAIAGEGTFGNYFNRIFTFSINGDGTFTKSSTIDVGQAGLQAIDASGNYIYGFDNASTALHIYQIDQKSGGIAEASSSPEVLPIPSAGKIVVSPKNILYVASRSVLAAYAVNGATGVLTLMGTAPCSSSSIDISMDRSGRFIYVADYVTSSIFAFSIDERGVPHPVQGSPFPIIPDSGHLTALLAD from the coding sequence TTGCAGGCGTTCAAAATAGATCCTCAAACCGGCGCGATCGCGAATGTCGGATCCATCCAGACAGATCCCGCTCCGCAGAGCATGGTGCGGTCCCCATCTGATCTTTCGTTCTATGCGGCGGGTGACCACAGCGAACAAGCCATTGGTTACAACGTTGACCCAACCAGCGGGATGCCGCAAATCGTATCTACCGGGCATCCCTTCGATATGGGCATATCGAGCGCAATTACTCCAGATGGGAAATTTGTATTTGTATTCACCGGCGGGATCGATAGCTATTCCGCCTCCATGGGCAGTCTGAGCATTGTTACTCAATTTCCGCCTTCGGGGACGCCTCTAATAGCCGAAGGACTTTTCGGACGCGGACTCGTCGCTCCCAACGGAAAATTCCTATTTGCCATAGCCGGGGAAGGAACATTCGGGAACTACTTCAACCGAATCTTTACATTCTCGATCAATGGCGATGGAACCTTTACTAAGAGTTCTACCATCGATGTTGGGCAGGCTGGCCTGCAGGCTATAGACGCATCTGGCAATTACATCTACGGCTTTGACAATGCCAGCACCGCGCTCCACATCTATCAAATCGATCAGAAATCGGGTGGGATTGCAGAAGCTTCTAGCTCACCAGAGGTTCTCCCTATACCTTCCGCTGGGAAGATTGTTGTCTCGCCTAAGAATATCTTGTACGTAGCGTCACGTTCCGTATTGGCTGCTTATGCCGTCAACGGAGCTACCGGGGTTCTAACACTAATGGGCACTGCTCCGTGTTCCAGTTCTTCTATAGACATTTCCATGGATCGTTCAGGCAGGTTTATTTATGTTGCAGACTACGTCACATCCAGCATTTTTGCCTTCTCCATAGACGAAAGAGGTGTTCCGCATCCGGTCCAAGGATCCCCTTTTCCGATCATTCCAGATTCCGGTCACCTGACCGCATTGCTGGCAGATTGA
- a CDS encoding tetratricopeptide repeat protein, which yields MRRLLVLLIASFAFAQHQHSADPTDVRLQLAKLPAPKHMDGLGHAHIAITTNSPEAQQWFDQGLAALHCFWDYEALRAFEQAVRLDPDCAMCHWGLARALDSRGGEKDLQKAELKKAQELAAKATDHEQRYIRADAAGEEKKDDDAEAAYAKDMEALIDRYPDDLEARLFYGLSLSHGYTNDGDPRPGSLYGQSVLREILDQHPDNAAANHYWIHAVEGSHPEWAIKSAERLASLAPASGHMVHMPGHIFYRVGDYERARQSFLDAMHVDRTYMDTQHVAEKDDWNYVHNIAYLIADCAEEGRRQEAQQYAKLLEGSYSDPEHSGAANFYVLQIGTTATRLAIRFGDWDAAIGNPLHFGVPDSKLGVWVRDYRDGLLAYAKGMKSAESGQTEEAEHQAGVLDALLWRLSNEDVDENNKHGRDRVVKILGTASLELRGDTDMGKGSLEAGRKLLERAVKEEKELGYSEPPQYSRPPQEVLGAALIRAGHYQEARDAYKKDLEERPHSGFALYGIANAWEKEGKHAEASKAYREFLDAWSHADPDLSQIKTAQAYVQSSTVAQAKQ from the coding sequence CGCCTTTGCCCAGCATCAGCACAGCGCCGATCCGACCGATGTGCGCCTTCAGTTAGCTAAGCTGCCCGCGCCGAAGCATATGGATGGGCTCGGCCATGCGCACATCGCGATCACGACAAATTCTCCGGAGGCGCAGCAATGGTTCGACCAGGGCCTGGCGGCTCTGCATTGTTTCTGGGACTACGAAGCTTTGCGCGCATTTGAGCAGGCCGTACGTCTCGATCCTGATTGCGCCATGTGCCACTGGGGATTAGCGCGCGCGCTCGACAGCCGTGGCGGCGAGAAGGATCTGCAAAAAGCGGAATTAAAGAAGGCTCAAGAGTTGGCGGCGAAAGCTACTGATCACGAACAACGTTACATCCGCGCGGATGCTGCAGGAGAAGAGAAGAAAGATGACGACGCTGAAGCAGCTTACGCAAAAGACATGGAGGCGCTGATCGATCGCTATCCCGACGATCTGGAGGCGCGCCTCTTCTACGGTCTGTCGCTGAGCCACGGCTACACAAACGATGGAGATCCTCGTCCAGGCTCCCTTTACGGACAGTCAGTACTCCGCGAAATTCTCGATCAACACCCAGACAATGCCGCGGCCAACCATTACTGGATCCATGCTGTCGAGGGCAGTCATCCGGAGTGGGCCATCAAAAGCGCTGAGCGCCTCGCCTCGCTCGCTCCCGCTTCCGGACACATGGTCCACATGCCCGGCCACATCTTCTATCGCGTGGGAGATTACGAGCGCGCACGCCAAAGTTTTCTCGACGCCATGCACGTCGATCGTACCTACATGGACACACAGCACGTCGCGGAAAAAGATGATTGGAATTACGTACACAACATTGCTTATTTGATCGCCGATTGCGCAGAAGAAGGTCGCCGGCAGGAGGCACAGCAGTACGCAAAGCTGCTCGAAGGCTCATACAGCGATCCCGAACACTCGGGAGCTGCGAACTTCTACGTGTTGCAAATCGGCACCACGGCAACACGCCTAGCAATCCGATTCGGTGACTGGGATGCAGCGATCGGAAATCCTCTGCACTTCGGTGTTCCCGATTCAAAACTCGGCGTATGGGTTCGCGATTACCGCGATGGTTTGCTCGCATATGCCAAAGGCATGAAGTCCGCCGAGTCGGGCCAAACTGAGGAAGCTGAACACCAGGCTGGAGTTCTCGATGCGCTGCTATGGCGTCTGTCCAACGAGGATGTCGACGAAAACAACAAGCACGGGCGCGATCGTGTAGTGAAGATTCTAGGCACGGCATCGTTGGAGCTGCGTGGCGATACCGATATGGGAAAAGGAAGCCTTGAGGCAGGACGCAAGCTGCTGGAGCGCGCAGTCAAAGAAGAAAAGGAACTCGGCTACTCCGAGCCGCCGCAGTATTCGCGTCCTCCGCAAGAAGTATTGGGAGCTGCCCTGATTCGCGCCGGACATTATCAGGAGGCGCGCGACGCATATAAAAAGGATCTCGAAGAACGTCCCCACTCGGGTTTCGCGCTCTATGGAATCGCCAACGCCTGGGAAAAAGAAGGCAAGCACGCCGAAGCATCGAAGGCCTACCGCGAGTTTCTCGATGCGTGGTCCCACGCCGATCCCGATCTATCGCAGATCAAGACTGCGCAAGCTTACGTTCAGTCCTCCACGGTTGCGCAGGCGAAGCAGTAA
- a CDS encoding M48 family metalloprotease: MWLARKIWIVAIALTAPLALAASEPSAPQAAAQRSANDAVIDSIFVREAKLVETMHKYTPLVETYIQNTKPDEELGDVPVSDRYFLGRLVLDKHGINDKTFDKKKVGIFTRVLDRLNSFYKMNYLPKGFMQLVFLNDRFNKQNYDLRYQRQEFLGDVRTLVFDVVPYKKMKGVHFVGRIWVEDQDHNIVRINGTYEPQRNRDIYFHFDSWRTNMQPGLWLPAFVYTEDADVKYDLVRKIDMKGQTRLWGYDLKHSGQQTEFTDMQVEAVKDVSDRSGDSANEVSPLESRHKWQREAEDNVLDRMERAGVLAPAGEVSKVLETVANNLEITNNLNIQPEVRCRVLLTTPLESFTVGNTIVLSRGLLDVLPDEASLAMAISHELAHIALGHSVNTKYAFSDRLIFPDEDVMQKISMERNETDEDAADKKAVELLRNSPYKDKLANAGLFLRALQAHSDELHWLISPNFGNKMAKGGDVLRMESLIQRAPALKVTDIHQIAALPLGSRIKLDPWNDHVSLKKAKPEAILSARDKLPFEVTPMIPNLVRINQTNEVAQNAGGSPQ; encoded by the coding sequence ATGTGGTTGGCTAGAAAGATCTGGATCGTAGCGATCGCGCTCACGGCGCCGCTCGCTTTGGCGGCGTCGGAGCCTTCAGCTCCCCAGGCAGCTGCGCAGCGATCTGCAAACGATGCCGTCATCGACAGCATTTTCGTTCGTGAGGCAAAGCTCGTTGAGACGATGCACAAGTACACGCCGCTGGTTGAGACCTACATCCAGAACACGAAGCCCGATGAAGAACTCGGCGACGTGCCGGTGAGCGACAGGTATTTTCTCGGACGTCTGGTTCTCGATAAGCATGGAATCAACGACAAAACGTTCGACAAGAAGAAGGTCGGGATATTTACCCGGGTGCTCGATCGGCTGAACAGCTTCTACAAGATGAATTACCTGCCGAAGGGATTCATGCAGCTCGTCTTCCTCAACGACCGCTTCAACAAGCAGAACTATGACCTCCGATATCAGCGGCAAGAGTTTCTCGGGGACGTTCGCACTCTGGTGTTCGACGTAGTGCCGTACAAGAAGATGAAAGGCGTGCATTTCGTCGGCCGCATATGGGTAGAGGACCAGGACCACAACATCGTTCGCATCAACGGCACGTACGAGCCGCAGCGCAACCGCGACATCTACTTCCATTTCGATAGCTGGCGTACGAACATGCAGCCGGGCCTATGGCTGCCGGCGTTCGTCTATACCGAAGATGCCGATGTGAAGTACGACCTTGTCCGCAAGATCGACATGAAGGGCCAGACGCGTCTTTGGGGATACGACTTGAAGCACTCAGGCCAGCAGACCGAATTTACCGACATGCAGGTGGAAGCGGTGAAAGACGTGAGTGATCGAAGTGGCGACAGCGCCAACGAGGTCAGTCCGCTGGAGAGTCGCCACAAGTGGCAGCGCGAAGCCGAAGACAACGTGCTCGATCGTATGGAGCGCGCTGGAGTGCTGGCGCCCGCGGGCGAGGTTAGCAAAGTGCTGGAGACTGTGGCGAATAATCTGGAGATCACCAACAACCTGAACATCCAGCCTGAAGTGCGCTGCCGCGTGCTGCTCACTACTCCTCTTGAATCATTCACGGTCGGCAATACCATCGTGCTGAGTCGTGGATTGCTCGACGTGCTGCCGGATGAGGCTTCGCTCGCGATGGCGATCTCGCACGAGTTGGCGCACATTGCTCTCGGCCATTCAGTGAACACGAAATATGCATTCAGTGACCGGCTCATCTTTCCCGATGAAGACGTAATGCAGAAGATCAGCATGGAGCGCAATGAAACTGACGAAGACGCAGCCGACAAGAAAGCCGTTGAACTGCTGCGCAATTCACCTTACAAGGACAAGCTCGCGAACGCCGGACTTTTCCTGCGCGCGCTGCAGGCGCACTCCGACGAGCTGCATTGGCTGATCAGTCCCAATTTTGGAAACAAGATGGCCAAAGGCGGCGACGTGCTGCGGATGGAGTCGCTTATTCAGAGGGCTCCAGCGCTGAAGGTGACAGACATTCATCAGATCGCCGCCCTCCCCCTTGGTAGCCGTATCAAGCTGGACCCTTGGAATGATCACGTCAGTCTGAAAAAAGCCAAGCCGGAGGCGATATTGTCCGCACGTGACAAACTGCCGTTTGAGGTCACGCCGATGATTCCCAATCTGGTACGCATCAATCAAACCAACGAAGTCGCGCAGAACGCTGGAGGAAGCCCCCAGTAG